The DNA sequence GCTCACCGATGGCAGTGCACTGACCGCAGTGACCTGACCGCAGTGACCTGACGAGATGGTGCGACGAGGACGTCCCGACCGCGGATGTCTCGACAACGGACGACAAGGACCAGGATGCCGACGAACCTGACCGCGGACCAGATGCTGGCGATCGTGGCCGAACACAGTGCACGGGAACGGGACCGCGACTGGCCCGGGGCGTTGCGCACCCTGGTCGCCGACCCGTACTACGAGCACTACCCGAATCGGCTGCGGTTCACCGGAGTCGAACCGATCGTCGAGGCCTGGAAGCGGTTGCTGCCGCAGCCGTGTTTCGACGCGGCGACCTATCAGGACTTCCACCGGGTCGAGTTCGTGAACGGCGACGCCGTCCTGCACATCACCGACTGGACCTTCGCCGACGGCGATAGTCGGAAGGCAGCCAAACTCGTCGCGGTCTACACCTTCTCCGGCGACCTGATGGCGAGCGAAAAGGTCTGGTTCGACGCGACCCTGTTGAGCTACGTCGACAAGGCCCTCGACGCCGATTTCCGGGCAATGTCCGGCGTCGCGCTGTTCTGAGCTTGCGTCAGGGGACGTGGTGAACCGCCCCGCCCCCTGCGGTCTGCGGTAGCGGCGGCGTCCGGCCAGGAGCCGGCATCGGGTTCCCGGACCTCCTCACCGTTGGGCAGGGTGGGCGAACCTGTCACCCGGACGGCCGGATGCGGCCGGATGCGGCCCGCCGCCGGCCCCTTGAAGCCCTAACCTGCCGCCGAAGCGGTGATCATCGGGAGCGCCACGCGGCCGACCCGAGCCGAGAGTCCGGCGAGGCGAGCAGTAGGGCTCGCGGGGGAGGTCGAATGACCGCCGCGACCGCCGAGAGCCTGTCCGCCGGGCAACTCGGCCGCGCCCTGGCCGCCGGTGGCCTCCAAGTGCGGTACCAGCCGATCATCAGCCTGCCCGATCGGCGGGTCGTCGGCATGGAATGCCTGGCCCGGTTGCAAAACGGCGACGAACTCGTCGCACCCGCTCGATTCATCGCGACAGCCGAGACTCACGGACTGATCGCCGACCTGGGGGCAGAGGTCCTCCGGCAGGCGATCGCCCGCGTGGCAGGGTGGCGGCGCCAAGGCGACGGCCTGGCCGCGGTCTGGGTCTCGGTCAACGTGTCGCCCCTGCAATTGGCCGACCCGACGTTCCTTCCGCTGGTGCGATCTCTGCTGCGCGAATACTCCGTCCCGGCGAGCGCGCTGACGCTGGAGATCACCGAGACGGTGGCGACGGCAGGCGCCGTACAGCCGGCGCTGGAGGCGCTGTCGGCGTTCGGCGTACGGCTGGCCCTCGATGACTTCGGCACCGGATTCGCCACGCTGGACGGGCTCAAGCGCCTGCCGGTGCGCATGCTGAAGATCGACCGGACGTTCGTCTCGGAAGTCGCCACACCGTCCCGGGCCCGCGCGATCGTTCGTGCGGTCATCGCGCTGGCCGAGACCCTCGGCCTGTACGTCGTGGCCGAAGGGGTCGAGACCGAAGACCAACTCGTCGTACTGGAACAGCTGAACTGCCTGGCCGCCCAGGGCTTCTACTTCGCAGAACCGACCGAGACCCCGGAACTGGTCGATCTGCAGCAGGGCATCCGCCGCGCCCCCACCGGGACAGATCTGGCGACCCTGTGGCGCCCGGAACACGACGCGACGGTGCTCGCCGCCGCGCGGCTGCTGGCCATCCGGCCGTCCCGGGTGCGCGACACCGTGGTCGCCCTGTCCAGTGCCTGCGGCCGCCGGATGGGGCTCAGCGCCGGTTCGAACTACGTCACCCGCATGCTGTCGCTGGTGCACGACCACCGGGAACTGGTCCTCGCCGGCGACGACTGGGCGGCCCGGGTCCCCGGCGCTGCCGACCTGGCGACGGTGCTGGCCGACGGCCTGCCGCGGCCGGACCTTCCCATCGAGGTGCGCGTCGTGGCCGCCGCGGCCGGGGTCGGAGCCGTCCTGCGCGAGCGGCCGGACCTCGACCTCGCCAGTTGCTGCGAGCAGGTCGTGGCCGGCGGCACCGTCGACGACGAGGTTGCCGCCGTGTTGGTGTCGGTCGCCACCCGGCCCGTCCCGATCATCGGCATCGACACCGTGCTCGACACCGCCGAGGCGTACCACAGCGGTCGCAGCGGGGTCGAAGAGCGGATGCGCGCCCTCCTCGGCGTCACCCGGGCGATCGGCTCCACTCGCGACATGCGCGAACTGCTGCGGTTGGCCGCCGACGAGGCCCGCGCGGTGCTCGGCGCCGCGTCGCTGTCGGTCGAGCGCTGGGACCGGGAGACCGGCGTCCTGCGCACCCTGGTCAACGTCGGCGAACTCGGACCCGCGCAGGTCGTCTTCCCCGCCGACGAGTTCTATCCGCTGATCCAGTTCCCGGAGTCGCAGCGACTGCTCACCATGGGAATGCCGCACCTGCAGAGCGTCAACGACCCCACGTCCGACGATGCCGAGGTCGGGATGCTGCGCCGGCTCGGGAAAGGATCGTGCGCCGCGGTTCCCATCCTCATCGAGGATCGGCTCTGGGGCCGGATGTATGCCACGACGTCGCCGGATCAGCCGGCGTTCGAGGCGCGCGACCTCGAGCTGCTCACCGCCGTCGCCGGCGTCGTCAGCACCGTCGTGGTGCAGGCCGAACACCTCGATGCCATGGCCCGGCAGGCATTCGAGGATGCCCTGACCGGCCTGGGCAATCGCCGGGTGGTCGACGATGCGCTGACCCGGTTGTCCGCCGACGGACGCCCCACTGCTCTGGTGCTGCTCGACGTGGACGGCCTGAAGGAGATCAACGACTCGCTGGGACACGGAGCAGGAGACCTTGCGCTGCAGGTGCTGGGCGACGCCCTGTCGGCGAGTGTGGCCGGGGTCGACGGGGGCCTGGCCGGCAGACTCGGTGGCGACGAGTTCACCTTGCTGCTGCCCGACCACGATCTGCTCGCCGCCCAGGCCGTCGTCGTGACACTGCAGGAACGACTCGCGTCGCAGCGGGGACCGACGGTCTCCTGCGGGGTGGCGGTTGCCGCCGCGGGACCCTGGTCGGCCCGGGTGCTGCTCGCCGAAGCAGATGCCCAGGCCTACGCGGTGAAGCGCCGGCGCCGCGGCGACCGCCGCTCCACGCGGACGGCCAATCTCGATCGGGTACCCTGACCGCGTGCCCGACTCCCCGACGCGACCTGTGGCCGAGCGCGGCAGATGAGCGACACGGTCCGGACGCCCGAGGGCGCTGAGGACTACGACGTCGAGGCGATCCAGGAACGATGGTTGCCGGTGTGGGACGCCGCCGCGCCGTTCCGTTCCGGTACCGCAGGTGACCAGCGTCCGAAGAAGTACGTGCTGGACATGTTCCCGTACCCGTCCGGCGACCTGCACATGGGGCATGCCGAGGCGTACGCCATCGGCGACGTGATCGCGCGCTACTGGGTGCAGCGGGGCTTCGATGTGCTGCACCCCATCGGATGGGACGCGTTCGGCCTGCCCGCGGAGAACGCCGCGATCAAGCGCGGCATCGATCCTGCGGGATGGACGTACGAGAACATCGCGACCCAGCGGGCGTCGATGCGGCGGTACGCCTGCTCGTTCGACTGGGATCGCACGCTGAACACCTGCGATCCGCAGTACTACCGCTGGAACCAGTGGTTCTTCCTGCGGATGTTCGAGCAGGGCCTGGCGTACCGCAAGGCCAGCAATGTGAACTGGTGCCCGAACGATCAGACCGTGCTCGCGAACGAGCAGGTGATCGGTGGTCGCTGCGAACGCTGTGACGCCCTGGTGGTCAAGAAGAAGCTGACGCAGTGGTATCTGCGCATCACCGCCTACGCCGATCGCCTGCTGGACGACATGGTCCAGCTCGAGGGCGAATGGCCCGACAAGGTGCTGTTGATGCAGCGCAACTGGATCGGACGTTCGACCGGTGCCGAGGTCCAGTTCGGGATCGAGGGTCGGCCCGAGCCGGTCACGGTTTACACGACGCGACCGGACACGCTGTACGGCGCCACGTTCTTCGTCGTCGCCGCCGACTCCGACCTGGCCGCAGAACTGGCCGCCGGTACGCCGGCGGAGCAGGAGTTTGCCGCCTACCGCGACCAGGTGGCGATGACCAGCGAGGTGGACCGGCTGGACGCCAGCCGCGCCAAGACCGGAGTCTTCCTGCACCGGTACGCGGTCAACCCGGTCAACGGCGAGCGGATTCCGGTGTGGGCCAGCGACTATGTGCTGTCCGACTACGGCACCGGCGCCATCATGGCGGTGCCGGCCCACGACCAGCGCGACCTGGATTTCGCCCGGACATTCGGGCTGCCGGTGCGGGTCGTCGTGGAGGCCGCCGAGGATCCGACTGTCACCGGGGTGGCCACCGCCGACGACGGCCTGCATGTGAACTCCGGCCCGCTGGACGGGCTCGGCAAGGCCGCGGCGATCGAGGCGATCCTTGCCGTGCTCGCCGAGCGCGGCACGGGTCGCGCCGCGGTCAACTACCGGCTCCGTGACTGGCTCATCTCGCGGCAGAGGTACTGGGGCACACCGATTCCCATCGTGCACTGCCCGTCGTGCGGCGAGGTCGCCGTGCCCGACGACCAGCTGCCGATCGTGCTGCCGGCGGCCGACGGCCTCGACCTGACCCCGCGGGGCTCCTCCCCGTTGGGGGCGGCGACCGAGTGGGCCGCGGTCAGCTGCCCGCGATGTGGCGGACCCGCCACCCGCGACACCGACACGATGGACACCTTCGTCGACTCGTCCTGGTACTACCTGCGCTACCTGGACCCTGCTCGGACCGAGTCGCCCTTCGATCCGCAGCTGGCCCGCGAATGGCTACCGGTGGACCAGTACGTGGGCGGCGTGACCCACGCGATCCTGCATCTGCTGTACAGCCGCTTCTTCACCAAGGTCTTGCACGACATGGGAATGGTCGAGTTCACCGAACCGTTCTCGCGCCTGCTCAACCAGGGCATGGTGCTCATGGCCGGCTCGGCGATGAGCAAGTCGCGAGGAAACCTGGTCCGGCTGTCCGACGAGCTCGCCGACCACGGCGTGGACGCGGTACGGCTCACCATGGTGTTCGCCGGCCCGCCCGAGGACGACATCGACTGGGCGGACGTCTCGCCGACCGGGGCGAAGAAGTTCCTGGCCCGGGCATGGCGGTTGTCCGGTGACGTGTCCAGCGCGGCCGGCACCGATCCGGCGAGCGGCGATGTCGCGCTGCGCAAGGTGACGCATCGGATGGTGCACGACGCGCAGGTCGCGATCGAGGCGGGGCGTTTCAACGTCGCTGTGGCGAAGTCCATGGAGTTGGTCAACGCGGCCCGCAAGGCGATCGACTCCGGTCCCGGTGCTGCCGACCCGGCCGTTCGTGAAGCGGCCGAAGCCGTTGCGGTGCTGCTGTCGCTGGTGGCGCCGTACACCGCCGAGGACATGTGGTCCAAACTCGGCCACGAGCCGTGCGTCGCGCTCGCAGGCTGGCCGGCGGTCGACGCGGCACTGCTGGTCGAGGAGTCGGTGACCTGCGTCGTGCAGGTGGCGGGCAAGGTCCGGCACCGGATCGAGGTTGCGCCGTCGGTGGATCCGGCCGAATTGCGCGAACTCGCGTTGCAGTCTCCGGCCGTGGTCAAGGCGCTGGACGGGCGCGCGGTCAAGGACGTCATCGTCCGGCCGCCTCGGCTCGTGAACGTCGTCCCGGCCTGAGTTTCGCCCAGCCCTCCACTGACCGCGGTTCCGGCCTAGCACTCCACTGACCGCGGTTCCGGCGGTCGGGTTCGGGTCGGTATCAGGGGGCAGTAGCGTGTCGCCATGGTGGCGGGCGCGGTGGCGGTGGTCACCGATTCCACCGCCAGTTTGCTCCCAGAACGCGCCGCTGCCGCCGGTGTCAAGGTCGTCCCGATCCAGGTGATCGTCGACGACGTCATCCGCGACGAGGGCACCGAGATCACCCCGGCGGACGTCGCCATTGCCTTGCGCGACAAGCGGTCGGTGTCGACCTCCCGGCCGGCGCCGGAGCGCCTCGCCGCGCAGTACCGCGAGCTGGCCGACAACGGCGCAACGCATATTGTGTCGATTCACCTGTCGGCAGCGATGAGCGGCACGGTGGAGTCCGCGACGATCGCGGCGCGTCAGGTCGCGATCCCGGTCACCGTGCTGGACTCCCGCTCGGTAGCACTCGGCCTCGGCTACGCCGTGCTGGCCGCGGCCGCAACCGCCAGTGCCGGAGCAGCTCCTGAGGCCGTGGCGGCCGCCGCCCGCGACCGGCTGGCGCGAACCAGCGTGCTGTTCTACGTCGACACCCTCGACCGGCTGCGCGCCGGCGGCCGGATCGGCGCCGCGGCCACCCTGCTCGGCCAGGCGCTGCACGTCAAGCCGCTGCTGCAGCTGTCGGCCGGCGTGGTCGAGCCGGTCGAGAAGGTCCGGACCGCTGCCCGCGCGCTCGCCCGGTTGGAGGAGCTCGCCGCGATGCGCGCGGGCATCGGGGAGATCCGGATCGCGGTGCAGCACTGCCTGGCCGCCGACCGCGCCGCCGCGCTCGCCGCCCGGCTGCGCGACCGCCTGCCGCGCGCGGAACTGGAGGTCGGCGAAGTGGGTGCGGTCCTCGGCGCCCATGTCGGGCCGGGCA is a window from the Actinomycetota bacterium genome containing:
- a CDS encoding EAL domain-containing protein, which codes for MRPDAARRRPLEALTCRRSGDHRERHAADPSRESGEASSRARGGGRMTAATAESLSAGQLGRALAAGGLQVRYQPIISLPDRRVVGMECLARLQNGDELVAPARFIATAETHGLIADLGAEVLRQAIARVAGWRRQGDGLAAVWVSVNVSPLQLADPTFLPLVRSLLREYSVPASALTLEITETVATAGAVQPALEALSAFGVRLALDDFGTGFATLDGLKRLPVRMLKIDRTFVSEVATPSRARAIVRAVIALAETLGLYVVAEGVETEDQLVVLEQLNCLAAQGFYFAEPTETPELVDLQQGIRRAPTGTDLATLWRPEHDATVLAAARLLAIRPSRVRDTVVALSSACGRRMGLSAGSNYVTRMLSLVHDHRELVLAGDDWAARVPGAADLATVLADGLPRPDLPIEVRVVAAAAGVGAVLRERPDLDLASCCEQVVAGGTVDDEVAAVLVSVATRPVPIIGIDTVLDTAEAYHSGRSGVEERMRALLGVTRAIGSTRDMRELLRLAADEARAVLGAASLSVERWDRETGVLRTLVNVGELGPAQVVFPADEFYPLIQFPESQRLLTMGMPHLQSVNDPTSDDAEVGMLRRLGKGSCAAVPILIEDRLWGRMYATTSPDQPAFEARDLELLTAVAGVVSTVVVQAEHLDAMARQAFEDALTGLGNRRVVDDALTRLSADGRPTALVLLDVDGLKEINDSLGHGAGDLALQVLGDALSASVAGVDGGLAGRLGGDEFTLLLPDHDLLAAQAVVVTLQERLASQRGPTVSCGVAVAAAGPWSARVLLAEADAQAYAVKRRRRGDRRSTRTANLDRVP
- a CDS encoding DegV family protein, with the translated sequence MAGAVAVVTDSTASLLPERAAAAGVKVVPIQVIVDDVIRDEGTEITPADVAIALRDKRSVSTSRPAPERLAAQYRELADNGATHIVSIHLSAAMSGTVESATIAARQVAIPVTVLDSRSVALGLGYAVLAAAATASAGAAPEAVAAAARDRLARTSVLFYVDTLDRLRAGGRIGAAATLLGQALHVKPLLQLSAGVVEPVEKVRTAARALARLEELAAMRAGIGEIRIAVQHCLAADRAAALAARLRDRLPRAELEVGEVGAVLGAHVGPGMVAVVLAPR
- a CDS encoding leucine--tRNA ligase, encoding MSDTVRTPEGAEDYDVEAIQERWLPVWDAAAPFRSGTAGDQRPKKYVLDMFPYPSGDLHMGHAEAYAIGDVIARYWVQRGFDVLHPIGWDAFGLPAENAAIKRGIDPAGWTYENIATQRASMRRYACSFDWDRTLNTCDPQYYRWNQWFFLRMFEQGLAYRKASNVNWCPNDQTVLANEQVIGGRCERCDALVVKKKLTQWYLRITAYADRLLDDMVQLEGEWPDKVLLMQRNWIGRSTGAEVQFGIEGRPEPVTVYTTRPDTLYGATFFVVAADSDLAAELAAGTPAEQEFAAYRDQVAMTSEVDRLDASRAKTGVFLHRYAVNPVNGERIPVWASDYVLSDYGTGAIMAVPAHDQRDLDFARTFGLPVRVVVEAAEDPTVTGVATADDGLHVNSGPLDGLGKAAAIEAILAVLAERGTGRAAVNYRLRDWLISRQRYWGTPIPIVHCPSCGEVAVPDDQLPIVLPAADGLDLTPRGSSPLGAATEWAAVSCPRCGGPATRDTDTMDTFVDSSWYYLRYLDPARTESPFDPQLAREWLPVDQYVGGVTHAILHLLYSRFFTKVLHDMGMVEFTEPFSRLLNQGMVLMAGSAMSKSRGNLVRLSDELADHGVDAVRLTMVFAGPPEDDIDWADVSPTGAKKFLARAWRLSGDVSSAAGTDPASGDVALRKVTHRMVHDAQVAIEAGRFNVAVAKSMELVNAARKAIDSGPGAADPAVREAAEAVAVLLSLVAPYTAEDMWSKLGHEPCVALAGWPAVDAALLVEESVTCVVQVAGKVRHRIEVAPSVDPAELRELALQSPAVVKALDGRAVKDVIVRPPRLVNVVPA